One window from the genome of Yarrowia lipolytica chromosome 1B, complete sequence encodes:
- a CDS encoding 60S ribosomal protein uL10 (Compare to YALI0B14146g, similar to Saccharomyces cerevisiae RPP0 (YLR340W); ancestral locus Anc_4.170, highly similar to uniprot|P05317 Saccharomyces cerevisiae YLR340w RPLA0 acidic ribosomal protein L10.e singleton), with product MGGSTSIKKTEYFSKLKQLLQEYKSIFVVGVDNVSSQQMHEIRKTLRGRAVVLMGKNTMVRRALREFEEELPEAAELLMPLCRGNVGFVFTNDDLKEIREVLLENRVLAPARAGAIAPKDVWIQAANTGMPPDKTSFFQALGVPTKISRGTIEITSDVKILQQDVKVGPSEATLLNMLNISPFTYGMTVVQVYDNGQVFGSEILDITDEELISNVIGAISTITAISLAANYPTLPAVSHCIINNYKNVLALSIASDYTFEGSEAIKDRIANPEAYAAAAPAAAAASGSSEAAPAAAAEEDEESEDDDMGFGLFD from the coding sequence ATGGGAGGCAGCACCAGcatcaagaagaccgagTACTTCTCCAAACTGAAGCAGTTGCTTCAGGAGTACAAGTCCAttttcgtcgtcggcgTCGATAACGTCTCTTCTCAGCAGATGCATGAGATCCGAAAGACTCTCCGAGGCCGAGCAGTCGTTCTCATGGGTAAGAACACCATGGTCCGACGAGCTCTCCGAGagttcgaggaggagctcccCGAGGCTGCTGAGCTTCTCATGCCCCTCTGCCGAGGCAACGTTGGTTTCGTTTTCACCAACGacgacctcaaggagatccGAGAGGTTCTCCTCGAGAACCGAGTTCTGGCCCCTGCCCGAGCCGGTGCCATTGCCCCTAAGGACGTCTGGATCCAGGCCGCCAACACTGGAATGCCTCCGGACAAGACTTCTTTCTTCCAGGCTCTCGGTGTCCCCACCAAGATTTCTCGAGGTACTATTGAGATTACCTCCGATGTCAAGATCCTCCAGCAGGATGTCAAGGTCGGTCCCTCCGAGGCTACCCTCCTTAACATGCTGAACATCTCTCCTTTCACCTACGGAATGACTGTTGTTCAGGTCTACGACAACGGCCAGGTTTTCGGTTCCGAGATTCTGGACatcaccgacgaggagctcatctccaacgtCATTGGTGCCATCTCTACCATCACCGCCATCTCCCTTGCCGCCAACTACCCCACCCTCCCCGCCGTGTCTCACTgcatcatcaacaactacaagaaCGTTCTTGCTCTGTCCATTGCTTCTGACTACACTTTCGAGGGCTCtgaggccatcaaggaccGAATTGCCAACCCCGAGGCTTAcgccgctgctgctcctgccgccgctgccgctTCCGGCTCTTCTGAGGCTgcccctgctgctgccgctgaggaggatgaggagtctgaggaTGACGACATGGGATTCGGTCTTTTCGACTAA
- a CDS encoding uncharacterized protein (Compare to YALI0B14179g, some similarities with uniprot|YDR514c Saccharomyces cerevisiae YDR514c or uniprot|P25370 Saccharomyces cerevisiae YCL036w) encodes MQLRIPAPYNTLQQPPANRGVFICIDTETAEHHAGVITEIGVAVMRFHPIGQPDKPYAAPKISAQHFVVKERSSDRYRNGNYVPDHRDFFCYGTSQVAPLADIRTVWKELLTGLTAGFDQDPVYYVGHCISGDLNELKKMDFHIPELPIIDTEKIWRCIKKQGKGNLTYLLEAFCIPHAFLHNAGNDAYLNLMVFQALCDPVVRQEHSVGTKFNYDPRTPHNKRRRKKAIDYPIEYANDYDTLETNVKYLGKLDGCNRFIKIGNLEEEEELIPRMLPAVVVKADSLAKEAVLGPNSDRYERQKLSEDVEMTGQTVGPMDMLVQPALQGRGRSPNNQQYLPSHSGFDRPTYTARRYDQDNNQGARAAHNRQGMYNNRGQNHKKRRQPRGDFQGARSRDSSQKRGSGGASGTQE; translated from the coding sequence ATGCAACTACGAATCCCCGCACCCTACAATACTCTACAGCAGCCTCCAGCCAACCGTGGAGTGTTTATCTGCATCGATACCGAAACCGCAGAACATCATGCTGGAGTGATCACGGAGATCGGAGTGGCCGTGATGCGGTTCCATCCGATTGGTCAGCCCGACAAGCCTTACGCAGCCCCTAAGATCTCGGCCCAGCACTTTGTTGTCAAGGAGAGATCGTCGGATCGATACCGAAACGGTAACTACGTCCCGGACCATAGAGACTTCTTTTGCTACGGTACGTCGCAAGTGGCGCCTCTAGCCGACATTCGAACAGTTTGGAAGGAACTTCTGACGGGCCTTACTGCCGGCTTTGACCAGGACCCGGTCTACTATGTGGGCCACTGCATCTCGGGGGACctcaacgagctcaagaagatggactTCCACATTCCTGAGCTGCCCATCATCGACACTGAGAAGATCTGGCGTTGTATTAAAAAACAGGGCAAGGGCAACCTCACCTATCTTCTGGAGGCATTTTGCATTCCTCACGCCTTTCTCCACAATGCAGGTAATGATGCCTATCTCAACCTGATGGTGTTCCAGGCTCTGTGTGATCCCGTTGTTCGCCAGGAACACAGCGTGGGGACCAAGTTCAACTACGATCCACGAACCCCTCACAACAAGAGACGTCGAAAGAAGGCTATTGACTACCCCATCGAGTATGCCAATGACTACGACACTCTGGAAACCAACGTCAAGTATCTCGGCAAGCTGGACGGCTGCAACCGTTTTATCAAGATTGGTAAcctggaagaggaggaggagctgatcCCCCGAATGTTGCCTGCTGTAGTAGTCAAAGCAGACTCCCTGGCAAAGGAGGCAGTCCTTGGCCCCAACTCGGACCGATACGAGCGACAGAAACTGTCTGAAGACGTTGAAATGACTGGCCAGACTGTTGGACCTATGGACATGCTTGTACAACCGGCTTTGCAGGGTCGAGGACGGTCCCCGAACAACCAGCAGTATCTACCTTCTCACAGCGGGTTTGACAGACCGACATACACCGCTCGCCGGTATGACCAAGACAACAACCAAGGTGCTCGAGCAGCCCACAACAGACAGGGAATGTACAACAACCGTGGACAGAACCACAAGAAGCGAAGACAACCAAGGGGCGACTTCCAGGGTGCTCGCAGCCGGGACTCTAGTCAAAAACGAGGATCTGGAGGTGCCTCTGGGACCCAGGAATGA